The Williamsia sp. DF01-3 genome has a window encoding:
- a CDS encoding PH domain-containing protein, translating into MSETESIELPAVFRITPVAYFAAFMMAVTSLALAGASLRYLGWTLVVPILLALWIHRLRTIVTEDGVTAVSLRGRRSATWDQIAGLQFPKWGAVRAVRTDKSKLVLPAITFRDLPACRRPAADAYPTPTRSTAPSRNG; encoded by the coding sequence GTGTCCGAGACCGAATCAATCGAGCTGCCCGCGGTGTTCCGCATCACTCCGGTCGCCTACTTTGCCGCGTTCATGATGGCGGTGACGTCGCTGGCCCTGGCGGGCGCATCGTTGCGCTACCTCGGCTGGACCCTGGTGGTCCCGATCCTGCTGGCCCTGTGGATCCATCGGCTGCGCACCATCGTCACCGAGGACGGGGTCACCGCCGTGAGTCTGCGGGGTCGCCGTTCGGCAACATGGGACCAGATCGCCGGACTGCAGTTCCCCAAGTGGGGCGCTGTGCGTGCGGTCCGGACCGACAAGTCCAAACTCGTGCTGCCCGCCATCACCTTCCGTGACCTCCCCGCCTGTCGGCGGCCAGCCGCGGACGCATACCCGACCCCTACGCGATCGACAGCCCCGAGCAGGAACGGATAG
- the ilvD gene encoding dihydroxy-acid dehydratase, which translates to MPNLRSRTTTVGRNASGARSLWRATGMTDDDFGKPIVAIANSYTQFVPGHVHLKDVGEIVADAVRAAGGVPREFHTIAVDDGIAMGHDGMLYSLPSREIIADSVEYMVNAHTADALVCISNCDKITPGMLNAAMRLDIPTVFVSGGPMEAGKAVVVGDTVHPSSDLITSISASANDAVDDAALREVELAACPTCGSCSGMFTANSMNCLTEALGLALPGNGSTLATHEARRSLFSKAGQVIVEAALRYYRDDDESVLPRNIATPSAFRNAMALDVAMGGSTNTVLHVLAAAQEGEVRDFDLTVIDEISRRVPCLSKVSPNSDYHMEDVHRAGGIAAILGELRRAGLLDDTTSTVHSPTMAAFLDDWDIRGGKATDEAFELFHAAPGGVRTTTPFSTANRWSSLDTDAAGGCIRDIEHAYTIEGGLCVLRGNLAEDGAVLKTAGIDEELWHFQGPARVVESQDEAVQVILSKTIQAGEVLVVRYEGPAGGPGMQEMLHPTAFMKGTGMGKKCALITDGRFSGGSSGLSVGHISPEAAAGGVIGLIEDGDQVLIDVKTRKLEVLVDDEVLADRRAKMNASERPWQPMQARDRKVTTALRAYAKLATSADKGAVRQVD; encoded by the coding sequence ATGCCGAATTTGAGGTCACGCACCACCACTGTCGGACGTAATGCGTCGGGCGCCCGCTCGCTCTGGCGCGCCACCGGGATGACTGACGACGATTTCGGCAAACCGATTGTGGCCATTGCCAATTCGTACACCCAGTTCGTACCCGGCCATGTGCACCTCAAGGACGTGGGCGAGATCGTGGCAGACGCTGTTCGTGCTGCGGGAGGCGTGCCGAGGGAGTTCCACACCATCGCTGTCGACGACGGTATCGCGATGGGCCACGACGGCATGCTCTACTCGCTGCCCAGCCGGGAGATCATCGCCGATTCGGTGGAGTACATGGTCAACGCCCACACTGCCGACGCGCTGGTCTGTATCTCCAACTGCGACAAGATCACCCCGGGAATGCTGAATGCGGCCATGCGGCTCGACATCCCCACCGTCTTCGTCTCGGGCGGCCCGATGGAGGCCGGCAAGGCAGTTGTCGTCGGAGACACGGTGCATCCCTCGTCAGACCTGATCACGTCGATCTCGGCCTCTGCCAACGACGCCGTCGACGATGCCGCGCTCCGAGAGGTCGAACTCGCCGCGTGCCCGACCTGCGGATCGTGCTCGGGCATGTTCACGGCCAACTCCATGAACTGCCTCACCGAGGCGCTGGGGCTGGCCCTGCCGGGCAACGGTTCCACCCTCGCGACCCACGAAGCGCGCCGCAGTCTGTTCAGCAAGGCCGGACAGGTGATCGTCGAGGCGGCGCTGCGGTACTACCGGGACGATGACGAGTCGGTGCTCCCCCGGAACATCGCGACTCCCAGTGCATTCCGCAACGCCATGGCGCTCGACGTGGCCATGGGCGGCTCGACGAACACCGTTCTGCACGTATTGGCTGCCGCCCAGGAAGGCGAGGTCCGCGACTTCGATCTCACGGTCATCGATGAGATCAGCCGGCGGGTGCCCTGCTTGTCGAAGGTGTCGCCCAACTCGGACTACCACATGGAAGACGTGCACAGGGCCGGCGGAATCGCCGCCATCCTGGGCGAGCTCCGTCGGGCAGGACTGCTCGACGACACCACCAGCACGGTTCATTCGCCGACGATGGCTGCCTTCCTCGACGACTGGGACATCCGCGGCGGCAAGGCAACCGACGAGGCCTTCGAGCTGTTCCACGCCGCCCCCGGTGGCGTTCGCACCACCACACCGTTCTCGACTGCGAATCGATGGAGCTCTCTCGACACCGATGCTGCCGGCGGATGCATCCGCGACATCGAGCACGCCTACACGATCGAAGGCGGGTTGTGCGTGCTGCGCGGCAATCTCGCCGAGGACGGCGCGGTACTCAAGACGGCCGGCATCGACGAGGAACTGTGGCACTTCCAGGGCCCGGCTCGCGTGGTCGAGTCCCAGGACGAAGCCGTCCAGGTCATCCTGAGCAAGACCATTCAGGCCGGCGAAGTGTTGGTGGTGCGGTACGAAGGTCCTGCTGGAGGGCCCGGCATGCAAGAGATGCTGCATCCCACTGCCTTCATGAAGGGCACGGGCATGGGCAAGAAGTGTGCGCTCATCACCGACGGGCGTTTCTCGGGTGGTTCCTCGGGCCTGTCGGTCGGCCACATCTCGCCGGAAGCGGCTGCGGGTGGTGTCATCGGACTCATCGAGGACGGTGACCAGGTCCTGATCGACGTGAAGACCCGCAAGCTGGAGGTGCTCGTCGACGACGAGGTCCTCGCCGATCGCCGAGCAAAGATGAACGCATCCGAACGCCCGTGGCAGCCGATGCAAGCCCGCGATCGGAAGGTGACCACCGCGCTGCGCGCGTACGCCAAGCTCGCCACGTCAGCCGACAAGGGTGCGGTCCGCCAGGTCGATTGA
- a CDS encoding DoxX family protein, producing MTERDPDGQGSSPYDEPTEQIGVPQRAARDPQATRPEGDTGAYGYAPYRSPRSGESGQFAQDEAELEETEQIPTMRKQPAGATPAGGQAVDDDLSRQDTDVVARPAAAAPSTATTRIPTAGVDRDDFHRQHGPQPRYDDDDDFATRGPAEPEPVGPVVTEAPVRRGTTDLGLLILRVGVGLIAMAHGSQKLFGWWNGPRLSGFEDYLVNSANTNIGFNPDAAKWLAVLGALSETIGGLMLVLGLLTPIAGAAVLGVMVVAALFKSTLAGGVWFFAVDPDFTNKGIEYELFLGLAAAVIILTGPGRISLDFNRGWATRPFIGSVAWLVVGIAAPVAIWFLFNGTNPFESPGNPAQ from the coding sequence GTGACCGAACGAGATCCTGACGGCCAGGGGTCGAGCCCCTACGACGAGCCCACCGAACAGATCGGAGTGCCGCAGCGTGCGGCGCGCGACCCGCAGGCGACCCGGCCGGAGGGCGATACCGGCGCCTATGGCTACGCGCCCTACCGCTCTCCTCGCTCCGGTGAAAGTGGTCAGTTCGCCCAGGACGAGGCGGAACTGGAAGAGACCGAGCAGATCCCGACCATGCGCAAGCAGCCTGCCGGCGCGACGCCGGCCGGTGGTCAGGCAGTCGACGACGATCTGTCCCGTCAGGACACCGATGTGGTGGCCAGGCCCGCTGCAGCGGCGCCCTCCACCGCGACAACCCGGATTCCGACGGCGGGTGTGGACCGGGACGACTTCCATCGTCAGCACGGTCCGCAGCCGCGATACGACGACGATGACGACTTCGCGACCCGCGGCCCGGCTGAGCCCGAACCCGTCGGTCCGGTGGTCACCGAGGCGCCCGTGCGGCGTGGGACCACCGATCTGGGATTGCTGATCCTGCGGGTGGGTGTCGGCCTGATCGCGATGGCCCATGGCAGCCAGAAACTGTTCGGGTGGTGGAACGGCCCCCGGCTCAGCGGCTTCGAGGACTACCTCGTCAACTCGGCGAACACCAACATCGGGTTCAACCCGGATGCCGCCAAATGGCTTGCCGTGCTGGGCGCACTCTCGGAGACCATCGGCGGGTTGATGCTGGTGCTCGGACTGCTGACCCCCATCGCGGGCGCGGCGGTCCTGGGCGTCATGGTTGTCGCCGCGCTGTTCAAGTCGACCCTCGCGGGCGGCGTGTGGTTCTTCGCCGTCGACCCCGACTTCACCAACAAGGGCATCGAGTACGAACTGTTCCTCGGTCTGGCGGCCGCGGTGATCATCTTGACCGGGCCCGGCCGTATCTCTCTCGACTTCAACCGGGGCTGGGCCACCCGGCCGTTCATCGGATCGGTCGCCTGGCTTGTTGTCGGCATCGCCGCACCGGTGGCGATCTGGTTCCTGTTCAACGGAACCAACCCGTTCGAATCGCCGGGTAACCCCGCCCAGTAG